Below is a window of Deltaproteobacteria bacterium DNA.
CGCCTATGACGAACTGCTTGAGCAAGGACGCAGAACCGGCTCGACGCCAGAGAAGATCCTGCTCGCGCTGCTCCGGGCGGAGAAGGCCGAGCGTCACATGCGC
It encodes the following:
- a CDS encoding ATPase, with translation MLRNDVLGMLKELGLNGAHSAYDELLEQGRRTGSTPEKILLALLRAEKAERHMR